A DNA window from Pedomonas mirosovicensis contains the following coding sequences:
- a CDS encoding glutathione S-transferase N-terminal domain-containing protein — MKLYHAAPSPFARKARIAANLRGLADRLELVAVDAMASPPELVAANPLSKIPALLTDDGQCLYDSPVICEYLDELGDAPRLFPAAGPARWTALRLQALGDGIMDAALAVVYESRRPPEDARAANIARQKAAIARALDALEADIDTLEGPWTIGSVTAVCALGYLEFRLGADNWLATRPRLAAWYAKASAEPLIAESAPA, encoded by the coding sequence ATGAAACTCTACCACGCCGCCCCCAGCCCCTTTGCTCGTAAGGCGCGCATCGCAGCGAACTTGCGCGGCCTTGCCGACCGGCTCGAACTGGTCGCCGTCGACGCCATGGCGAGCCCGCCGGAACTGGTGGCCGCCAACCCGCTCTCCAAAATCCCCGCGCTGCTGACCGACGACGGCCAGTGCCTCTACGACAGCCCGGTGATCTGCGAATATCTCGATGAACTGGGCGACGCCCCGCGCCTCTTCCCCGCCGCAGGCCCGGCCCGCTGGACTGCGCTCCGCCTGCAAGCCTTGGGCGACGGCATCATGGATGCGGCGCTCGCCGTGGTTTACGAAAGCCGCCGCCCGCCGGAAGACGCCCGCGCCGCCAACATCGCCCGCCAGAAAGCCGCCATTGCCCGCGCCCTCGACGCCCTGGAAGCGGACATCGACACGCTCGAAGGCCCGTGGACCATCGGCTCCGTCACCGCCGTCTGCGCGCTGGGCTATCTGGAATTCCGGCTGGGTGCGGACAACTGGCTCGCCACCCGGCCCAGGCTGGCGGCGTGGTACGCCAAGGCGAGCGCTGAACCGCTGATTGCCGAAAGCGCCCCGGCTTGA